A genomic region of Plasmodium malariae genome assembly, chromosome: 14 contains the following coding sequences:
- the PmUG01_14014000 gene encoding Plasmodium exported protein, unknown function: protein MMKIKNKLLSLVTNASTLTFLICSWEFLHESKNFGNSWNNVIRQNSALNTRNFRLLKGNSELYDVRSNKNLRLNEIDRHNIYDDTFRKEFDSTKNGKNLAKKYNTLVLSANSQNYYDSFESISDVLIFNTVNSKNYLHDSNDSLDPYVSIDYLPDDNNKKKKEQKKNISKKFNNNGKINRDKNTEINKLEEDEYFVYKDSDLPYEQKVEKLEKLEHIALKNEKSKSGFLNFLKNLDKNIELAMYRALESDYKTKDFNNKKMSTPKKIIKLINHYKVFSPIVINIVLPFIMGCLQKFYIQAFLCAITLLMLFYTLHKLVKLDSMRFTFKEHMRSL, encoded by the exons atgatgaaaattaaaaacaaattattgtCTCTTGTTACTAATGCATCTACATTAacctttttaatatgttcatGGGAGTTCCTCCATGag TCAAAAAACTTTGGTAATTCTTGGAATAATGTAATCCGCCAAAATAGCGCTTTGAATACGAGAAATTTCAGATTATTAAAGGGAAACAGCGAACTGTATGACGTAAggagtaataaaaatttaagacTAAATGAAATAGACAGGCACAACATTTATGATGATACTTTTAGAAAAGAATTTGATTCAACAAAAAATGGTAAGAACttagcaaaaaaatataatacgtTAGTACTTAGTGCAAATTctcaaaattattatgatagTTTTGAATCTATATCTgatgtattaatatttaacacTGTTAATTCAAAAAACTATTTGCATGATTCAAATGATAGCTTGGATCCGTATGTATCAATTGATTATTTACcagatgataataataaaaaaaaaaaagaacaaaaaaaaaatatttctaagAAGTTCAATAATAatggtaaaataaatagagacaaaaatacagaaataaataaattagaagAAGACGAGTATTTCGTATATAAAGATTCAGATTTACCATATGAGCAAAAAGTAGAAAAACTAGAAAAGTTAGAACACATTGCacttaaaaatgaaaaatccAAGTCAGgctttcttaattttttaaagaatttagACAAAAACATTGAACTTGCAATGTACCGTGCATTAGAATCCGATTATAAAACTAAAGATTTTAACAACAAAAAGATGAGTAccccaaaaaaaattataaaacttaTAAATCATTATAAGGTATTTTCACCCATTGTAATAAACATTGTCTTGCCTTTTATAATGGGATGcctacaaaaattttatatacaagCTTTTCTTTGCGCTATAACTcttttaatgttattttatactttacATAAATTAGTAAAATTAGATTCTATGAGATTCACTTTCAAAGAACATATGAGATCATTATAA
- the PmUG01_14014200 gene encoding uncharacterized protein: MHQKEEYVSTEEDESSSNCSFLKKLGTNSDKQIRTLPDVLHDMNINIEDTSKEYAKNTRKSINTFLAKNYVPAKLISKPLYPAIILMFTFYILSLLSLYPYVTIKDNKSNKLRYNNSY, from the coding sequence atgcatcaAAAGGAAGAATATGTGTCAACTGAAGAAGATGAATCATCCTCAAATTGCagttttttaaagaaattagGTACAAATAGTGACAAACAGATACGAACACTACCAGATGTTTTACATGATATGAACATAAACATAGAAGATACATCTAAGGAATACGCTAAAAATACGCGTAAGTCTATTAATACATTCTTggcaaaaaattatgttccAGCTAAACTTATCTCCAAACCTTTGTATCCAgctattattttaatgtttacattttacattttatcgTTATTATCTTTATATCCTTATGTAAcaataaaagataataagTCAAATAAGTTAAGATATAACaattcatattaa
- the PmUG01_14014400 gene encoding PIR protein, whose amino-acid sequence MEELSEENLNKILAGSPSGSIYDKFNRNYNGDQNNTFCNVFNTEKDNYPTGSYELCNQIARNAENLSVMIDKGGYKYCAHYTYWIYYKIKKILESSQNSKSENLIKFLEVKSKIYNQYRLYNCLSPIQGNTIEELNKKVDEKYLFDYFQNYDSIKTYDICDKITFSEYKKYLNVIKKLYIEHKNDKKCCADSFWGNCDYFKCNTEFDPNTLLHSLNSNGNEKCDILKKLEKTTKSGYPMDSGVSQIDISSSFYYSRCTDIIGDSPSIKTPEGGKQKCNMFAVSPKAIYSRTSPYYDTFYRVQHATVRNGTPGDSHSESETPNSTEYLPKQHNSSPPDSSRSPHGHLNGLMEESTKSHAGNNHLLSPSKSSTRQEAEITGKQTNCSEPGYLKDSSGICREPSVRHTGTIGLKLDTYQPGKTKAIITLYNIPISVLLDKKSNIFNNNILRVGIAFTLIVGITSIIYMYYKFTPFGRRFHKKVPKKRRIDDYYYDDPHMRHFIIRAPKSDKRKVGSRRLRFSYYSR is encoded by the exons atggaagaaTTAAGTGAAGAAAATTtg aataaaattttagcaGGATCACCATCAGGTagtatatatgataaattcAACAGAAACTACAATGGAGAccaaaataatacattttgtAACGTATTCAACACTGAAAAAGATAATTATCCAACAGGTAGTTATGAACTTTGTAATCAAATTGCAAGAAATGCAGAAAATTTATCAGTAATGATAGATAAAGGGGGATATAAGTATTGTGCACATTATACATATtggatatattataaaataaaaaaaattttagaaagTTCACAAAATAGTAAATCAGAAAATCTTATTAAATTCTTAGAagttaaaagtaaaatttacaATCAATATCGCTTATATAACTGCCTATCTCCAATTCAAGGTAACACTAtagaagaattaaataagaaagtagatgaaaaatatttatttgattattttcaaaattatgaCAGCATTAAAACATATGATATTTGTGATAAGATTACATTCagtgaatataaaaaataccttaatgttattaaaaaactCTATATAGAGCATAAAAACGATAAGAAATGCTGTGCTGATTCATTCTGGGGTAACTgtgattattttaaatgtaatacaGAGTTTGATCCTAATACGCTATTACATTCATTAAATTCTAACGGGAATGAGAAATgcgatatattaaaaaaattagaaaaaactACGAAATCCGGTTATCCTATGGATTCCGGGGTTTCCCAAATAGATATTTCaagttcattttattatagtaGATGTACAGATATTATAGGTGATAGCCCTAGCATTAAAACACCTGAAGGTGGAAAACAGAAATGTAATATGTTTGCGGTATCTCCAAAAGCTATATATAGTCGAACATCACCTTATTATGATACATTCTATCGTGTTCAACATGCCACTGTACGAAATGGAACACCTGGAGATAGCCATTCAGAAAGTGAGACCCCCAATTCAACAGAATATTTACCGAAACAACATAATTCATCTCCGCCAGATTCATCAAGATCACCTCATGGACATTTGAATGGATTAATGGAGGAATCTACAAAATCTCATGCGGGGAATAACCATTTATTATCCCCCTCAAAATCTTCAACCAGACAAGAAGCTGAAATAACTGGAAAACAAACAAACTGTTCAGAACCTGGATATTTAAAAGACTCATCAGGAATATGCAGGGAACCAAGTGTACGTCACACAGGAACTATTGGATTGAAGTTGGATACATACCAACCTGGAAAAACAAAAGCTATAATTacgttatataatattcccATTTCAGTACTTTTAGATAAAAAATctaatatattcaataacAATATATTGCGCGTTGGTATCGCATTTACATTGATAGTGGGAATAACATCCATtatttacatgtattatAAA tttACTCCCTTCGGAAGACGTTTTCATAAAAAGGTAccaaagaaaagaagaattgacgattattattatgatgatCCTCATATGCGGCATTTTATTATCCGTGCTCCAAAATCGGATAAAAGGAAAGTTGGAAGTAGAAGATTACGTTTTTCTTATTACTCTAGGTGA